In Raphanus sativus cultivar WK10039 chromosome 5, ASM80110v3, whole genome shotgun sequence, the following proteins share a genomic window:
- the LOC108861787 gene encoding uncharacterized protein LOC108861787 isoform X2 translates to MDSSFLQIAEEDERLHNIAKDHFAKGNHTKALEVLEDAYSRRGKDYSPGMFHYLQGSILYHLAKREEDSDMKFTFFLGCVEPFNQDLGMHDFAASSLFEIAKQLDSALYYKKAAKEAEVSLSLFEPCGEMDSADLKTKATLETILKKAELRILHGCTGKSSKPALEGSKEVQDTMRSVSTTAADQRLRSHWASMSAEAKKNFMKVSISKLRGYVESLYGEEGQDALEEVLVSASTNKKWRFWMCRTCSQRFFYVKKFRNHLEQEHGAKFKPAMTKHMPQLVDEVWAGMILVGDWEPVDAVAATEMIKNRLEFVKGFVYEEGWSKDWPLAADEKRSKLLKEIKLLLVLLWERKVLSFTTLEWLMEFPILAQFEVSESLITECGLVKTPQRICFWDCHELKRFVDLLKLIKFERDDGTDLVCRAVERLCGRTRVQEKIEFDDQFSSMLLDRRLLKGKIAPFDDEGTVDVCKNDYYAKTQPQGDDIITWLLDHPLTDGSFEFPRSVRAHNLDMCVAILRAIHYTCRDWGTKYVMKLEYLCYYKLLTDAKNLCTSEDERRRIAPEGEGDVAYASLLGDRCEELKTDKGEAPNGVQFVFAVRDILEGASQPTFDFDDLQASLDLIHGLRDLSDNKVLKSIDRLIFVVTNKVQLADSKILLIENSRISLLNGLTRLSAFDYRSYIRNLLKRFMGEELNEMIKMDAIAKVAAAEADLLSSENQEKEKKSGSKKKKRKNIKKTSTSTSTDIEQNVKPESSPPLKPVEEDCVEPDDTLSGERGRLDISVNTDNQEEAAEDMQDVPGEDLLSKQMESPHVAAATRCNLALDMTLKAICKIKVLKEYLVRNRHQFADIQEGQVPYALRDFFTAFASKTIEEGMYSYLLRNVLASLEEVHSMSRDAAELLVSILEFWPCWKTPDIESCVTHIFTLEEYERMSCCKCRKNPNYPEQSSYGVVVAADSIRDLKCAFGKMKLEDILKLIRMEDKMLCDAKTEGCGKANFVHHVISRCPPIFIIVLIWEKNETANEIHETTKALDWEIDISRLYEGLEPDTKYRLVSMVGCGEEEEYICLSFKKNRWVSYRHEALAKKVVGGWKNVVRFCEEMKIRPEILFYEAVESPNECDKSLIK, encoded by the exons ATGGATTCTTCCTTCCTCCAAATCGCTGAGGAGGATGAGCGGCTCCACAACATCGCAAAAGATCACTTCGCTAAAGGAAACCACACGAAGGCCCTGGAGGTACTCGAAGATGCGTACTCAAGGCGTGGGAAAGATTACAGTCCAGGAATGTTCCATTACCTTCAAGGTTCCATCTTGTACCATCTAGCGAAGAGAGAAGAGGACAGTGACATGAAGTTCACGTTTTTCTTGGGTTGTGTTGAACCTTTCAATCAAGATTTGGGGATGCACGACTTCGCTGCTAGTTCACTGTTCGAGATCGCCAAACAGCTTGATTCGGCATTGTATTACAAGAAGGCTGCGAAAGAAGCAGAAGTAAGTTTATCTCTTTTTGAACCTTGTGGTGAAATGGACTCGGCCGATCTAAAAACAAAAGCTACGCTTGAGACTATACTCAAGAAGGCAGAGTTAAGGATCCTCCATGGTTGTACTGGAAAAAGCTCCAAGCCAGCACTTGAGGGGTCGAAAGAAGTTCAAGACACGATGAGGAGTGTCTCCACTACCGCTGCAGATCAAAGATTGAGGTCGCATTGGGCGAGTATGAGTGCTGAGgctaaaaaaaactttatgaaaGTAAGCATTTCGAAGCTTAGAGGTTATGTTGAGAGCTTATATGGCGAAGAGGGGCAAGACGCTTTGGAGGAAGTTCTGGTTTCTGCAAGTACGAACAAGAAATGGAGATTCTGGATGTGTCGAACTTGCTCACAGAGATTCTTTTATGTTAAGAAGTTCAGGAATCATCTTGAACAAGAGCATGGTGCAAAATTTAAACCTGCTATGACAAAGCATATGCCTCAGCTGGTAGATGAAGTGTGGGCTGGTATGATACTCGTTGGAGATTGGGAACCAGTGGATGCAGTAGCTGCCACTGAAATGATCAAGAATCGGCTAGAGTTTGTGAAGGGGTTTGTATATGAGGAAGGATGGTCTAAGGACTGGCCTTTAGCTGCAGATGAAAAGCGCAGTAAGTTACTCAAGGAAATCAAATTGCTTCTTGTGTTACTTTGGGAGCGTAAGGTTCTTTCTTTTACCACTCTAGAATGGTTGATGGAGTTTCCGATTCTTGCACAATTTGAAGTTTCCGAGTCTCTTATAACCGAGTGTGGCCTAGTGAAAACACCTCAGCGTATCTGCTTTTGGGACTGTCATGAACTCAAACGATTTGTAGATCTTCTCAAACTCATCAAGTTTGAAAGGGATGATGGCACAGATCTGGTTTGCAGAGCAGTGGAGAGATTATGTGGTCGTACTAGAGTACAAGAAAAGATCGAGTTTGACGATCAGTTTTCTTCTATGCTTCTGGATAGAAGACTGCTGAAAGGCAAGATTGCTCCATTCGATGATGAAGGGACAGTAGATGTTTGTAAGAATGACTACTACGCCAAGACACAACCTCAGGGCGACGATATCATAACCTGGTTACTTGACCATCCTTTGACAGATGGGAGCTTTGAGTTTCCCAGGTCTGTCAGGGCACACAATCTTGATATGTGTGTGGCGATTCTGAGAGCCATTCACTACACCTGTAGGGATTGGGGAACCAAATATGTAATGAAGTTGGAGTACTTGTGTTATTATAAACTTCTTACTGACGCCAAAAACTTGTGTACGAGCGAAGATGAAAGGAGAAGGATTGCTCCGGAAGGTGAAGGGGACGTCGCATATGCATCTCTTCTAGGTGACAGGTGTGAAGAGTTAAAAACAGACAAAGGAGAGGCTCCCAACGGAGTACAATTCGTGTTTGCAGTACGAGATATTCTCGAAGGAGCATCGCAGCCCACATTCGATTTCGACGATCTACAAGCTTCCCTGGATCTTATACACGGGCTTCGAGATCTCAGTGATAATAAGGTGTTAAAGTCCATAGACCGTCTGATATTTGTGGTCACCAACAAG GTTCAACTAGCCGATTCAAAGATTTTACTGATTGAAAATTCAAGGATTAGTTTGCTAAACGGACTCACCAGACTTTCTGCTTTTGACTACCGGTCTTATATCCGTAACCTGCTCAAACGGTTCATGGGG GAAGAGTTAAATGAAATGATAAAAATGGACGCCATAGCCAAGGTAGCTGCAGCAGAAGCAGATCTTTTGTCCAGTGAAAAccaagagaaggagaagaaatcagggtcaaagaagaagaaacgtaAAAACATCAAG AAAACTTCAACGAGCACGTCTACTGATATCGAGCAGAATGTCAAACC TGAATCCTCTCCACCACTAAAACCCGTGGAAGAAGACTGTGTGGAACCAGACGATACCCTTTCAGGTGAACGGGGTCGATTGGATATTTCAGTCAACACTGACAATCAAGAGGAAGCTGCTGAAG ATATGCAAGATGTGCCTGGAGAAGATTTACTGTCGAAACAGATGGAGTCACCACATGTTGCAGCTGCAACCAGATGCAATTTAGCTCTTGACATGACACTGAAG GCCATTTGTAAAATTAAGGTTCTTAAGGAGTATCTGGTGCGCAATCGGCATCAATTTGCTGACATCCAGGAAGGACAAGTTCCTTATGCATTACGAGATTTCTTCACCGCTTTTGCCTCGAAGACGATAGAAGAAGGAATGTACAGCTACCTCCTGCGAAACGTACTTGCGTCCCTAGAAGAAGTTCATTCAATG TCAAGGGATGCAGCTGAGCTACTCGTATCCATCCTTGAGTTTTGGCCTTGCTGGAAAACTCCAGATATAGAAAGCTGCGTAACTCATATTTTTACACTGGAAGAATATGAAAGAATGAGTTGTTGCAAATGCAGAAAAAATCCAAATTATCCGGAGCAAAGTTCTTATGGCGTTGTTGTGGCTGCAGATTCAATCAGAGACCTGAAG TGTGCTTTTGGGAAGATGAAGCTTGAGGACATCCTTAAGTTGATCCGCATGGAAGATAAAATGCTATGTGACGCTAAGACAGAAGGTTGTGGAAAGGCAAACTTTGTTCATCACGTTATAAGTAGATGCCCGCCTATCTTCATAATCG TGTTGATATGGGAGAAGAACGAAACTGCAAATGAAATTCACGAGACAACAAAGGCTTTGGACTGGGAGATAGATATCAGCAGGCTATACGAAGGCTTGGAACCAGACACAAAGTACCGGCTCGTGTCAATG GTTGGTTgcggtgaagaagaagaatacatCTGCCTATCTTTTAAAAAGAACCGGTGGGTCAGTTACAGACATGAAGCTTTAGCTAAAAAG GTTGTTGGTGGTTGGAAGAATGTGGTCAGATTCTGTGAAGAAATGAAGATTCGGCCAGAGATTCTGTTCTACGAAGCTGTTGAATCACCTAACGAGTGTGACAAAAGTTTAATCAAATAG
- the LOC108861787 gene encoding uncharacterized protein LOC108861787 isoform X1: MDSSFLQIAEEDERLHNIAKDHFAKGNHTKALEVLEDAYSRRGKDYSPGMFHYLQGSILYHLAKREEDSDMKFTFFLGCVEPFNQDLGMHDFAASSLFEIAKQLDSALYYKKAAKEAEVSLSLFEPCGEMDSADLKTKATLETILKKAELRILHGCTGKSSKPALEGSKEVQDTMRSVSTTAADQRLRSHWASMSAEAKKNFMKVSISKLRGYVESLYGEEGQDALEEVLVSASTNKKWRFWMCRTCSQRFFYVKKFRNHLEQEHGAKFKPAMTKHMPQLVDEVWAGMILVGDWEPVDAVAATEMIKNRLEFVKGFVYEEGWSKDWPLAADEKRSKLLKEIKLLLVLLWERKVLSFTTLEWLMEFPILAQFEVSESLITECGLVKTPQRICFWDCHELKRFVDLLKLIKFERDDGTDLVCRAVERLCGRTRVQEKIEFDDQFSSMLLDRRLLKGKIAPFDDEGTVDVCKNDYYAKTQPQGDDIITWLLDHPLTDGSFEFPRSVRAHNLDMCVAILRAIHYTCRDWGTKYVMKLEYLCYYKLLTDAKNLCTSEDERRRIAPEGEGDVAYASLLGDRCEELKTDKGEAPNGVQFVFAVRDILEGASQPTFDFDDLQASLDLIHGLRDLSDNKVLKSIDRLIFVVTNKVQLADSKILLIENSRISLLNGLTRLSAFDYRSYIRNLLKRFMGEELNEMIKMDAIAKVAAAEADLLSSENQEKEKKSGSKKKKRKNIKKTSTSTSTDIEQNVKPESSPPLKPVEEDCVEPDDTLSGERGRLDISVNTDNQEEAAEGDPDMQDVPGEDLLSKQMESPHVAAATRCNLALDMTLKAICKIKVLKEYLVRNRHQFADIQEGQVPYALRDFFTAFASKTIEEGMYSYLLRNVLASLEEVHSMSRDAAELLVSILEFWPCWKTPDIESCVTHIFTLEEYERMSCCKCRKNPNYPEQSSYGVVVAADSIRDLKCAFGKMKLEDILKLIRMEDKMLCDAKTEGCGKANFVHHVISRCPPIFIIVLIWEKNETANEIHETTKALDWEIDISRLYEGLEPDTKYRLVSMVGCGEEEEYICLSFKKNRWVSYRHEALAKKVVGGWKNVVRFCEEMKIRPEILFYEAVESPNECDKSLIK, translated from the exons ATGGATTCTTCCTTCCTCCAAATCGCTGAGGAGGATGAGCGGCTCCACAACATCGCAAAAGATCACTTCGCTAAAGGAAACCACACGAAGGCCCTGGAGGTACTCGAAGATGCGTACTCAAGGCGTGGGAAAGATTACAGTCCAGGAATGTTCCATTACCTTCAAGGTTCCATCTTGTACCATCTAGCGAAGAGAGAAGAGGACAGTGACATGAAGTTCACGTTTTTCTTGGGTTGTGTTGAACCTTTCAATCAAGATTTGGGGATGCACGACTTCGCTGCTAGTTCACTGTTCGAGATCGCCAAACAGCTTGATTCGGCATTGTATTACAAGAAGGCTGCGAAAGAAGCAGAAGTAAGTTTATCTCTTTTTGAACCTTGTGGTGAAATGGACTCGGCCGATCTAAAAACAAAAGCTACGCTTGAGACTATACTCAAGAAGGCAGAGTTAAGGATCCTCCATGGTTGTACTGGAAAAAGCTCCAAGCCAGCACTTGAGGGGTCGAAAGAAGTTCAAGACACGATGAGGAGTGTCTCCACTACCGCTGCAGATCAAAGATTGAGGTCGCATTGGGCGAGTATGAGTGCTGAGgctaaaaaaaactttatgaaaGTAAGCATTTCGAAGCTTAGAGGTTATGTTGAGAGCTTATATGGCGAAGAGGGGCAAGACGCTTTGGAGGAAGTTCTGGTTTCTGCAAGTACGAACAAGAAATGGAGATTCTGGATGTGTCGAACTTGCTCACAGAGATTCTTTTATGTTAAGAAGTTCAGGAATCATCTTGAACAAGAGCATGGTGCAAAATTTAAACCTGCTATGACAAAGCATATGCCTCAGCTGGTAGATGAAGTGTGGGCTGGTATGATACTCGTTGGAGATTGGGAACCAGTGGATGCAGTAGCTGCCACTGAAATGATCAAGAATCGGCTAGAGTTTGTGAAGGGGTTTGTATATGAGGAAGGATGGTCTAAGGACTGGCCTTTAGCTGCAGATGAAAAGCGCAGTAAGTTACTCAAGGAAATCAAATTGCTTCTTGTGTTACTTTGGGAGCGTAAGGTTCTTTCTTTTACCACTCTAGAATGGTTGATGGAGTTTCCGATTCTTGCACAATTTGAAGTTTCCGAGTCTCTTATAACCGAGTGTGGCCTAGTGAAAACACCTCAGCGTATCTGCTTTTGGGACTGTCATGAACTCAAACGATTTGTAGATCTTCTCAAACTCATCAAGTTTGAAAGGGATGATGGCACAGATCTGGTTTGCAGAGCAGTGGAGAGATTATGTGGTCGTACTAGAGTACAAGAAAAGATCGAGTTTGACGATCAGTTTTCTTCTATGCTTCTGGATAGAAGACTGCTGAAAGGCAAGATTGCTCCATTCGATGATGAAGGGACAGTAGATGTTTGTAAGAATGACTACTACGCCAAGACACAACCTCAGGGCGACGATATCATAACCTGGTTACTTGACCATCCTTTGACAGATGGGAGCTTTGAGTTTCCCAGGTCTGTCAGGGCACACAATCTTGATATGTGTGTGGCGATTCTGAGAGCCATTCACTACACCTGTAGGGATTGGGGAACCAAATATGTAATGAAGTTGGAGTACTTGTGTTATTATAAACTTCTTACTGACGCCAAAAACTTGTGTACGAGCGAAGATGAAAGGAGAAGGATTGCTCCGGAAGGTGAAGGGGACGTCGCATATGCATCTCTTCTAGGTGACAGGTGTGAAGAGTTAAAAACAGACAAAGGAGAGGCTCCCAACGGAGTACAATTCGTGTTTGCAGTACGAGATATTCTCGAAGGAGCATCGCAGCCCACATTCGATTTCGACGATCTACAAGCTTCCCTGGATCTTATACACGGGCTTCGAGATCTCAGTGATAATAAGGTGTTAAAGTCCATAGACCGTCTGATATTTGTGGTCACCAACAAG GTTCAACTAGCCGATTCAAAGATTTTACTGATTGAAAATTCAAGGATTAGTTTGCTAAACGGACTCACCAGACTTTCTGCTTTTGACTACCGGTCTTATATCCGTAACCTGCTCAAACGGTTCATGGGG GAAGAGTTAAATGAAATGATAAAAATGGACGCCATAGCCAAGGTAGCTGCAGCAGAAGCAGATCTTTTGTCCAGTGAAAAccaagagaaggagaagaaatcagggtcaaagaagaagaaacgtaAAAACATCAAG AAAACTTCAACGAGCACGTCTACTGATATCGAGCAGAATGTCAAACC TGAATCCTCTCCACCACTAAAACCCGTGGAAGAAGACTGTGTGGAACCAGACGATACCCTTTCAGGTGAACGGGGTCGATTGGATATTTCAGTCAACACTGACAATCAAGAGGAAGCTGCTGAAGGTGACCCtg ATATGCAAGATGTGCCTGGAGAAGATTTACTGTCGAAACAGATGGAGTCACCACATGTTGCAGCTGCAACCAGATGCAATTTAGCTCTTGACATGACACTGAAG GCCATTTGTAAAATTAAGGTTCTTAAGGAGTATCTGGTGCGCAATCGGCATCAATTTGCTGACATCCAGGAAGGACAAGTTCCTTATGCATTACGAGATTTCTTCACCGCTTTTGCCTCGAAGACGATAGAAGAAGGAATGTACAGCTACCTCCTGCGAAACGTACTTGCGTCCCTAGAAGAAGTTCATTCAATG TCAAGGGATGCAGCTGAGCTACTCGTATCCATCCTTGAGTTTTGGCCTTGCTGGAAAACTCCAGATATAGAAAGCTGCGTAACTCATATTTTTACACTGGAAGAATATGAAAGAATGAGTTGTTGCAAATGCAGAAAAAATCCAAATTATCCGGAGCAAAGTTCTTATGGCGTTGTTGTGGCTGCAGATTCAATCAGAGACCTGAAG TGTGCTTTTGGGAAGATGAAGCTTGAGGACATCCTTAAGTTGATCCGCATGGAAGATAAAATGCTATGTGACGCTAAGACAGAAGGTTGTGGAAAGGCAAACTTTGTTCATCACGTTATAAGTAGATGCCCGCCTATCTTCATAATCG TGTTGATATGGGAGAAGAACGAAACTGCAAATGAAATTCACGAGACAACAAAGGCTTTGGACTGGGAGATAGATATCAGCAGGCTATACGAAGGCTTGGAACCAGACACAAAGTACCGGCTCGTGTCAATG GTTGGTTgcggtgaagaagaagaatacatCTGCCTATCTTTTAAAAAGAACCGGTGGGTCAGTTACAGACATGAAGCTTTAGCTAAAAAG GTTGTTGGTGGTTGGAAGAATGTGGTCAGATTCTGTGAAGAAATGAAGATTCGGCCAGAGATTCTGTTCTACGAAGCTGTTGAATCACCTAACGAGTGTGACAAAAGTTTAATCAAATAG
- the LOC108861789 gene encoding uncharacterized protein LOC108861789, producing MDSSFLQIAEEDERLHNIARDHFAQGNHTKALEVLEDAYSRRRKDEVPGMFPFLQGTILYHLARTAENSDIKFAFLLGCVEPFTQDLDIHTFAADSLFEMAQQLDSALFYKKAAKLARESVSVLESFGELDSAYLETKDALEKIRKKSELRIILSRAGKIPEPPLEESKEARDTTIRSVSNDAADKRFRSHWASMSVEAKKNFMKVSISKLRSYVERIYGEKGKEALEEVLDSTKTNKKWRFWMCRSCSQKFFYVKKFRNHLEQEHCAKFKPSNGKHIPQSLNEVWAGMILAGGWEPVDAVAAAEMIKTRLEFVKEFVYEEGWSMDWPLAADGKRSKLLKEIKFRLVSLWEHKVLPFTTLEWMMEFPILAQFEVTESLAIECGLVETPQRICFWDCHELKRIVDLFKLIKFKRDDGTNLVCRAVEGLCGRTRVKEKIEFDGQFSSMLLDKRLLTGEISPFDDEGTIDVCKHDYYAKTHPQGDDIITWLLDHPMRDGSFEFPRSVRAHNLDMCVAILRSIHFTCRDLATKYVKKMERLNYYRALIDAKNLCTSEDEKRRIAPEGEGDVVYASLLGDMCEESNEILFVCAVRDILEEASQPTFDFDDLEACLDLIHGHQDLSDDLVLNSIERLKVVVSNKLLLADSKILLIENSRISLLNQLTRLSVFDYRSYIRNLLKRFMREELNEMIKMDAKAKVAAAEEDLLSREKQEKQKKSGSKKKKRGVIKKTSTSTSTDIEQNVKPESSPPLKPVEEDCVEPADTLSGELDRLDISANTENQEEAAKDMQNMPGEDLLSKHMESTHVAAATRCNLALDMTLKALCKIKVLKEYLVRNRLQFAENQEGQVPYALREFFTAFASKVIKEGMYSYLLGNLRASLGVHSMSRDAAELLVSILEFWPCWKTPDIESCVTHIFTLEEYERMSCSKCRKNPNYPEQSSYGVVVAADSIRDLKCVFGKMKLEDILKLIRMEDKMLCDAKTEGCGEANFVHHVISRCPPIFTIVLIWEKNETANEIHETTKALDWEIDISKLYEGLEPNTKYRLVSMVGCGEEEEYLCLAFKKNRWVSYRHEALAKKVVGGWKNMVRFCEERKVRPEILFYEAVESPNK from the exons ATGGATTCTTCCTTCCTCCAAATCGCTGAGGAGGATGAGCGGCTCCACAACATCGCACGAGATCACTTCGCTCAAGGAAACCACACGAAGGCCCTGGAGGTACTCGAAGATGCGTATTCAAGGCGCAGGAAAGATGAAGTTCCAGGAATGTTTCCTTTCCTTCAAGGTACCATCTTGTACCATCTAGCGAGGACAGCAGAGAACAGTGACATCAAGTTCGCATTTTTGTTGGGTTGTGTTGAACCTTTTACTCAAGATTTAGATATACACACCTTCGCCGCGGATTCACTGTTCGAGATGGCCCAACAGCTTGACTCGGCATTGTTTTACAAGAAAGCCGCGAAACTCGCGAGAGAGAGTGTATCTGTTTTGGAATCTTTTGGTGAATTGGACTCGGCCTATCTAGAAACAAAAGATGCGCTTGAGAAAATACGCAAGAAGTCAGAGTTAAGGATCATCCTTAGTCGTGCTGGAAAAATCCCCGAGCCACCACTTGAGGAGTCGAAAGAAGCTCGAGACACTACGATTAGGAGTGTCTCCAACGACGCTGCTGATAAAAGATTTAGGTCGCATTGGGCGAGTATGAGTGTTGAGGCTAAAAAGAACTTTATGAAAGTAAGCATTTCGAAGCTTAGAAGCTACGTTGAGAGGATTTATGGCGAAAAGGGGAAAGAAGCTTTGGAGGAAGTTCTGGATTCTACAAAGACAAACAAGAAATGGAGATTCTGGATGTGTCGAAGTTGCTCACAGAAATTCTTTTATGTGAAGAAGTTCAGGAATCATCTTGAACAGGAACATTGTGCAAAATTTAAACCTTCTAATGGAAAGCATATTCCTCAGAGTTTAAATGAAGTGTGGGCTGGTATGATATTGGCTGGAGGTTGGGAACCAGTGGATGCAGTAGCTGCCGCTGAAATGATCAAGACTAGGCTCGAGTTTGTGAAGGAGTTTGTATATGAGGAAGGATGGTCTATGGACTGGCCTTTAGCTGCAGATGGAAAGCGCAGTAAGTTACTCAAGGAAATCAAATTTCGTCTTGTGTCACTTTGGGAGCATAAGGTTCTTCCTTTTACCACTCTAGAATGGATGATGGAGTTTCCGATTCTTGCACAGTTTGAAGTTACCGAGTCTCTTGCAATCGAGTGTGGCCTAGTGGAAACACCTCAGCGTATCTGCTTTTGGGACTGTCATGAACTCAAACGAATTGTAGATCTTTTCAAACTCATCAAGTTTAAAAGGGATGATGGTACAAATTTGGTTTGCAGAGCAGTGGAGGGGTTATGTGGTCGTACGAGAGTTAAAGAAAAGATCGAGTTTGACGGTCAGTTTTCTTCTATGCTTCTGGATAAAAGACTGCTGACAGGCGAGATTTCTCCATTCGATGATGAAGGGACAATAGATGTTTGCAAGCATGACTACTACGCCAAGACACATCCTCAGGGTGATGACATCATAACCTGGTTACTTGATCATCCTATGAGAGATGGGAGCTTTGAATTTCCCAGGTCTGTCAGGGCACACAATCTTGATATGTGCGTGGCTATTCTGAGATCCATTCACTTCACGTGTAGGGATTTGGCAACCAAATATGTAAAGAAGATGGAGAGATTGAATTACTATAGAGCTCTTATTGACGCCAAAAACTTGTGTACGAGCGAAGATGAAAAGAGAAGGATTGCTCCGGAAGGTGAAGGGGACGTCGTATATGCGTCTCTTCTAGGTGACATGTGTGAAGAGTCCAACGAAATACTATTCGTGTGTGCAGTACGGGATATTCTCGAAGAAGCATCGCAACCCACATTTGATTTCGACGATCTAGAAGCTTGCCTGGATCTTATACACGGGCATCAAGATCTTAGTGATGATCTAGTGTTAAATTCCATAGAACGTCTGAAAGTTGTGGTCAGCAACAAG CTTCTACTAGCCGATTCAAAGATTTTACTGATTGAAAATTCAAGGATTAGTTTGCTAAACCAGCTCACCAGGCTTTCTGTTTTTGACTACCGGTCTTATATCCGTAACCTGCTCAAACGGTTCATGAGG GAAGAGTTAAATGAAATGATAAAAATGGACGCCAAAGCCAAGGTAGCTGCAGCAGAAGAAGATCTTTTGTCCAGGGAAAAACAAGAGAAGCAGAAGAAATCAGggtcaaagaagaagaaacgtgGAGTCATCAAG AAAACTTCAACGAGCACGTCTACTGATATCGAGCAGAATGTCAAACC TGAATCTTCTCCACCACTAAAACCCGTGGAAGAAGACTGTGTGGAACCAGCAGATACCCTTTCAGGTGAACTGGATCGATTGGATATTTCAGCCAACACTGAGAATCAAGAGGAAGCTGCTAAAG ATATGCAAAATATGCCTGGAGAAGATTTACTGTCGAAACATATGGAGTCAACTCATGTTGCAGCGGCAACCAGATGCAATTTAGCTCTTGACATGACACTGAAG GCCCTTTGTAAAATTAAAGTTCTTAAAGAGTATTTGGTGCGCAATCGGCTTCAATTTGCTGAAAACCAGGAAGGACAAGTTCCTTATGCATTACGAGAATTCTTTACCGCTTTTGCCTCGAAGGTGATAAAAGAAGGAATGTACAGTTACCTCCTGGGAAACTTACGTGCTTCCCTAGGAGTTCATTCAATG TCAAGGGATGCTGCTGAGCTACTCGTATCCATCCTTGAGTTTTGGCCTTGCTGGAAAACTCCAGATATAGAAAGCTGCGTAACTCATATTTTTACACTGGAAGAATATGAAAGAATGAGTTGTAGCAAATGCAGAAAGAATCCAAATTATCCAGAGCAGAGTTCTTATGGCGTTGTTGTGGCTGCAGATTCAATCAGAGACCTGAAG TGTGTTTTTGGGAAGATGAAGCTTGAGGACATTCTTAAGTTGATCCGCATGGAAGATAAAATGCTATGCGACGCTAAAACAGAAGGCTGTGGAGAGGCAAACTTTGTTCATCACGTTATAAGTAGATGTCCGCCTATCTTCACAATCG TGTTGATATGGGAGAAGAACGAAACTGCAAATGAAATTCACGAGACAACAAAGGCTTTGGACTGGGAGATAGATATCAGTAAGCTATACGAAGGCTTGGAACCAAACACAAAGTACCGGCTTGTGTCAATG GTTGGTtgtggtgaagaagaagaatacctCTGCCTAGCTTTTAAAAAGAACCGGTGGGTCAGTTACAGACATGAAGCTTTAGCCAAAAAG GTTGTTGGTGGCTGGAAGAATATGGTCAGATTCTGTGAAGAAAGGAAGGTTCGGCCAGAGATTTTATTCTATGAAGCTGTTGAATCACCTAACAAGTGA